One Algoriphagus sp. Y33 genomic window, GTGCAGGATGGGAAACAGGAAAGTAAGGGACTGGACCTGGAAATAATCGCAGAGCCTATTACAGGACTGAATATTCTGGCCGGATATGCATACAATGATAACCGGATCATCCGGGCTTCCGATGAAAGCATCGAGGGCAACAAGGCCGCCAATGCCCCTGAAAATGTAGCGAACCTCTGGGTGTCCTATACTCTTCAGCAAGCACTCAAAGGAGTTGGGGTTGGATTCGGAGCCAACTGGGTAGACCGGTTTTATCGCACCACCGCCAACACCTTTTTCATTCCCGAATACACCATGCTCAACGCCGCTATGCACTACAATTCCGAAAAATGGGGAATTCAGATAAAAGCCAATAATCTGACTGACATCAGGTATTGGGATCATTATGGCAATGCCCAAGCCCCTGCCAATTTCGCCGCCAACTTCTCATTACGATTCTAATCAGCACCAAGCCGGCCAAGACTTTCCGGGTTTTGGCCGGCTCTTTACACCATGAACTTTAAGAAGACATTTCGAATCATACATTTATGGCTGGGGTTGACATCAGGTCTGATCATCGTTATTCTGGGCATCACGGGGTGCATCTATGCTTTCATTAATGAAATTGTCCCAGTCGTATATCATGAGAAGTTATTTGTCCGGCAGGCTGCAGACGACCCGCTACCGATAACACAGCTGATTGACATTGCACAACAAAGATGGGGTCTGGAAAAGCCCGTATCCACCGTAGAAATTTACAATGACAAAAACAGAACGGTTCACTTCAGGGCTTTCAAAGAAAGTACGGAATCAGGGATGTGGTATTGGGATGAAAAGGAGTATTATGAGTCTATTTTCTTAAACCCTTACACCGGAGAACTTATAAGTCATGAAAATTCGGAATTCGACTTTTTCAGGATAGTGCTATACCTGCACTGGAGCTTACTTCTAAACACCGCTATCGGCAAAACCATTGTCGGTATGGCTACACTGATTTTCACCTTTTCCCTGATCAGTGGGCTGATCCTTTGGTGGCCAAAAAACAAACAGGCAAAAAAAGCCAGATACTGGTTTAAGTGGAAAAATAGCACAGGATGGAAACGGAAAGTTTTTGATTTGCATAATATTCCCGGGTTTTATTCCCTCTTCTTTGCTTTGATTTTTGCCCTTACCGGTCTGTTTTGGGCTTTTGAATGGGTCGGTAATAGTGCTAAATGGCTTGCAAATTCGGGAAACACCTATACCTCCCTTCCCCAAGTGCTCTCTGACAGTACTGCCCTTGCCAAGCAAAATCCTTTTCCATTGATTTTGGAAAGTGCCAGCCGGCAATACCCTGACGCCATTGCCTACACGTTCTATTTTCCCAGAACTCCGGTAAGTCCGATAAATATAGTCGTAAGAAAAGAACCTAGCTCAGCCTCTGTCACCCAGCAGTATGATCAATACAGCGGGGCACTGTTAAGAACGTTGGTATTTGAGGATAAAAATCCGGGAGAAAAACTGGAAGAACTGAATTACGACATTCATGTGGGAAGTATAGGAGGTCTTGCAGGCAAGCTACTGGCATTTGTTATTTCGTTTATCTGCGCTACTCTTCCGATTTCCGGATTTTTAATTTGGTATAATAGGCACTGGGGCAAAAAGAAACGTAAATCAAGTCAGGGAGAATCATCATCCTCGACGGGTTCAGAAACTGCCTTCGACGTACATTCCTCCAGCAGGTAAACTCAGGGAGCAGTTGGAAAATGGGAAGACAACCCTAGCTCGCAACCTTCTCGATACGCTACGCTCCCGAAGTGTAAGCAAGATCGGGACAAGCCAACATGCCCACACGCTAAACCAAGGCAATGAATATCAATGCTCTTGTGTTGGTAGTAAAGATAGAAGATCAGGTAAGCACTGCGCCGCCGTTCGTGTCGTGACGAACGGCAATACTAATTCTGTCAGCAGTCTGGAAACGAGCGCCACTCCCCCTTCAGCACCTATATTGTCATAGAAAACTATCCTTGTCAAAGGGGGCAAGGGGGATTTTGTAGATGTGGCTTGTTTTGGAAAAGAGGTGTGGTCTGAGGAGTAGTGCTAAGTTCATATAGGTCAATGGAAAGTCTGGCGAACTTCCCTATTGACCTATATCGATAGCATTGAGGTGTTTTTTCTTCGATACTTTTGAGGCCAAAAGTATCCAAAAGCCTTCGCCCGAGGCTATGTTTCAAATCGGTTAAGAAATCAATAAATTCTAACGATTGAAGACCGATTTGATTTTTGGGACTTCTCGCTGCCTAAAAATAGGCGGATCTCGCTCCAAAGTCGCGAGCTAGCCAATTTTCTTCACGGCTGCTCCTGCGTCCCAAAAACCACATATCCCCAAGGGCATACCCTCACACTAAACCAAGGTGCTAAATTTGAGCTGTCTTGTGTAGGTAGTAAATACGGAAGATCAGGTAAGCACTATACACCGTAAAAACGAATCAATGCCGTAGGCATGACAGATTAATAGCCTAGGGTTTCAACCCTAGGTCGAATATGGAAACAAGGCAATTGTCTCCTGCCTACAGATTTAGTGGGATAAGAGAGTAAGTGCAGGAGGTGGAAAAAGGGGCTGTAATGTATTTTGTCAGTCCTCAATTCCTCTATTGACCAATATCGATGGCGTTGAGGTTTTTTTCTTCGATACTTTTGGGATCAAAAGTATCCAAAAATCCTCGCCCGAAATCAGCCTTGAATTGCCTTCGGACAATTCATTTATTGGCTCATAGTCAGGCTAAAAACAAACTAGCCCCCTCGCCCACTCGGGGGCTAGTTTGTTTTTTTAACTCCTTCACCACCCCACAGCCTGGCCCAAGCCTAAATTCTTTCACCGAAAGAATTTTCAACGGCTTGTCCTCACCCGCTTACCAGCCGTCTGGCCCGCTATTGCAGCCTCCCCACGCACCTTAAAAATAAACCAAGGTGCTAAA contains:
- a CDS encoding PepSY domain-containing protein gives rise to the protein MNFKKTFRIIHLWLGLTSGLIIVILGITGCIYAFINEIVPVVYHEKLFVRQAADDPLPITQLIDIAQQRWGLEKPVSTVEIYNDKNRTVHFRAFKESTESGMWYWDEKEYYESIFLNPYTGELISHENSEFDFFRIVLYLHWSLLLNTAIGKTIVGMATLIFTFSLISGLILWWPKNKQAKKARYWFKWKNSTGWKRKVFDLHNIPGFYSLFFALIFALTGLFWAFEWVGNSAKWLANSGNTYTSLPQVLSDSTALAKQNPFPLILESASRQYPDAIAYTFYFPRTPVSPINIVVRKEPSSASVTQQYDQYSGALLRTLVFEDKNPGEKLEELNYDIHVGSIGGLAGKLLAFVISFICATLPISGFLIWYNRHWGKKKRKSSQGESSSSTGSETAFDVHSSSR